A part of Clostridium novyi genomic DNA contains:
- the groES gene encoding co-chaperone GroES: protein MRIKPLGDRVVIKRLEAEEKTKSGIVLPGSAKEKPQEAEIVAVGPGGIVDGKEVKMEVKVGDRVLFSQYAGNEVKIDGEEYIILRQNDILAIVE from the coding sequence ATGAGAATAAAACCACTTGGAGACAGAGTTGTAATCAAAAGATTAGAGGCTGAAGAAAAAACTAAAAGCGGAATAGTATTACCAGGAAGTGCCAAAGAAAAACCACAAGAAGCAGAAATAGTTGCTGTAGGACCTGGCGGAATAGTAGATGGAAAAGAAGTAAAAATGGAAGTTAAAGTAGGGGATAGAGTATTATTCTCTCAATATGCTGGTAATGAAGTTAAAATTGACGGAGAAGAGTATATAATATTAAGACAAAATGACATATTAGCAATAGTTGAATAG
- the groL gene encoding chaperonin GroEL (60 kDa chaperone family; promotes refolding of misfolded polypeptides especially under stressful conditions; forms two stacked rings of heptamers to form a barrel-shaped 14mer; ends can be capped by GroES; misfolded proteins enter the barrel where they are refolded when GroES binds) has product MAKSILFGEESRRAMQAGVDKLANAVKVTLGPKGRNVVLDKKFGSPLITNDGVTIAKEIELEDPYENMGAQLVKEVATKTNDVAGDGTTTATLLAQAIIREGLKNVTAGANPMLIRKGIKLAVDTAVEQIKKSSKQVDGKEDIARVAAISAADPEIGKLIADAMERVGNEGVITVEESNTMATELEVVEGMQFDRGYLSPYMVTDAEKMEAVLENAYILLTDKKISNIQEILPILEQIVQQGKKLLIIAEDIEGEALATLVVNKLRGTFTCVAVKAPGFGDRRKEMLRDIAILTGGEVISEELGTEIKDVTLDMLGTAESVKVTKENTTIVNGKGNKAEIEDRISQIKRQIEETTSDFDKEKLQERLAKLAGGVAVVKVGAATETELKERKLRIEDALAATKAAVEEGIVAGGGTAYLRAIKEVEKLTDSNSEIKLGISIIRRALEEPVRQIASNAGLEGSVIIDKIMNGQEGMGFDALEGQYVNMVEKGIVDPAKVTRSALQNAASVASTFLTTECVVAEIPEKNPAPQAPAMGGMGMDGMY; this is encoded by the coding sequence ATGGCTAAAAGTATTTTATTTGGTGAAGAATCAAGACGTGCTATGCAAGCAGGAGTTGATAAATTAGCTAACGCTGTTAAAGTAACATTAGGACCAAAAGGAAGAAATGTTGTTTTAGATAAAAAATTTGGATCACCACTTATAACTAATGATGGTGTTACTATAGCAAAAGAGATAGAACTTGAAGATCCATATGAAAATATGGGAGCTCAATTAGTTAAAGAAGTTGCAACAAAAACTAATGATGTAGCTGGAGATGGAACAACAACTGCTACATTACTTGCTCAAGCTATAATAAGAGAAGGATTAAAGAATGTTACAGCAGGGGCTAATCCAATGCTAATTAGAAAAGGAATAAAATTAGCTGTTGATACTGCTGTTGAACAAATTAAAAAATCATCAAAACAAGTTGATGGAAAAGAAGATATCGCAAGAGTTGCTGCAATATCAGCTGCAGATCCTGAAATCGGAAAATTAATAGCAGATGCTATGGAGAGAGTAGGAAATGAAGGAGTTATTACTGTAGAAGAGTCAAATACAATGGCAACAGAACTTGAAGTTGTTGAAGGTATGCAATTTGACAGAGGATATTTAAGTCCATATATGGTAACAGATGCAGAAAAGATGGAAGCTGTATTAGAAAATGCATATATACTTTTAACTGATAAAAAAATAAGCAATATACAAGAAATACTTCCAATACTTGAACAAATAGTTCAACAAGGAAAGAAACTATTAATTATAGCAGAAGATATAGAAGGAGAAGCATTAGCTACATTAGTTGTTAATAAATTAAGAGGAACATTTACTTGTGTAGCAGTAAAAGCACCTGGATTTGGTGATAGAAGAAAAGAAATGCTTAGAGATATAGCTATATTAACTGGTGGAGAAGTTATAAGTGAAGAATTAGGAACAGAAATAAAAGATGTTACTTTAGATATGCTTGGAACTGCTGAAAGTGTAAAAGTAACTAAAGAAAACACTACAATAGTTAATGGAAAAGGAAATAAAGCTGAAATTGAAGATAGAATAAGTCAAATTAAGAGACAAATAGAAGAAACTACTTCAGACTTTGATAAAGAAAAGCTTCAAGAAAGATTAGCTAAACTTGCTGGAGGAGTTGCTGTTGTTAAAGTTGGAGCAGCTACTGAAACAGAATTAAAGGAAAGAAAATTAAGAATAGAAGATGCTCTAGCAGCTACTAAAGCAGCTGTAGAAGAAGGTATAGTTGCAGGTGGTGGTACAGCTTATCTAAGAGCTATAAAAGAAGTAGAAAAATTAACTGATAGTAATTCAGAAATAAAACTTGGAATATCTATTATAAGAAGAGCTCTTGAAGAACCAGTAAGACAAATTGCATCTAATGCAGGTCTTGAAGGTTCAGTAATAATAGATAAAATTATGAATGGTCAAGAAGGAATGGGATTTGATGCATTAGAAGGCCAATATGTAAATATGGTTGAAAAAGGAATTGTTGATCCAGCTAAAGTTACAAGATCAGCACTTCAAAATGCTGCATCAGT